A genomic region of Thermodesulfobium narugense DSM 14796 contains the following coding sequences:
- the rpsB gene encoding 30S ribosomal protein S2 gives MSIISMKQLLEAGVHFGHQTRRWNPKMKPYIFTARNGIYIIDLQKTLRCFEVAYDFARKIASEGEEILFVGTKRQAQDAIKEEAIRCGSPYVNTRWLGGTLTNFVTITSRIARLKELEELQSSGRIDLYPIKEAMKLKKELAKLQSSLGGMKNMNRLPGALFVADIKKDQIAVLEARKLGIPVIGIVDTNCDPDLVDCIIPANDDAIRAIKLIAGKIADAIIEAKQGQDAIEISESKEFQESTEEAV, from the coding sequence GTGTCAATAATTTCTATGAAACAGCTTTTAGAAGCAGGGGTGCATTTTGGACACCAAACGCGAAGGTGGAATCCTAAAATGAAACCTTACATCTTTACTGCAAGAAATGGGATCTATATTATTGATCTCCAAAAAACTCTTCGTTGTTTTGAAGTAGCTTATGATTTTGCTAGGAAAATTGCTTCTGAAGGCGAAGAAATTTTGTTTGTTGGGACTAAAAGACAGGCTCAAGATGCTATTAAGGAAGAGGCCATAAGGTGTGGATCGCCTTATGTAAATACTAGATGGCTTGGTGGTACACTCACAAATTTTGTAACAATTACGAGCAGAATTGCAAGATTGAAAGAATTAGAAGAGCTTCAGTCAAGCGGAAGAATAGATTTATATCCTATAAAAGAAGCTATGAAATTGAAAAAGGAACTTGCTAAGCTTCAAAGCAGTCTTGGAGGCATGAAAAATATGAACAGATTGCCTGGAGCTCTATTTGTAGCCGATATAAAGAAGGATCAAATAGCAGTTCTTGAAGCAAGAAAGCTTGGTATACCTGTTATAGGTATAGTAGATACCAATTGTGACCCCGATTTAGTTGACTGTATAATTCCAGCTAATGATGATGCAATTAGGGCTATAAAGCTTATTGCTGGGAAGATTGCTGATGCAATTATAGAAGCAAAACAAGGACAAGATGCTATTGAAATATCTGAAAGTAAAGAATTCCAGGAAAGTACTGAAGAAGCAGTATAA
- a CDS encoding SixA phosphatase family protein, protein MEIVFVRHSNAETIGIEQKDFDRKLTPKGIKKAKKIAKGLKKIFNNETVEIWTSPAQRAFQTSKIIAEALKCENLKEMDSLWESDFIKFLHDIKNINENVKLICVGHQPTLTDWVKSLTGSIVPFKKCSCLSITIDPTNPHSGTLNWLFDVKFIEKILDI, encoded by the coding sequence ATGGAAATAGTTTTTGTAAGGCACAGCAACGCTGAAACCATTGGCATAGAACAGAAAGATTTTGACAGAAAACTAACCCCAAAGGGTATTAAAAAAGCAAAAAAAATTGCAAAAGGCCTAAAAAAAATTTTTAACAACGAAACTGTTGAAATCTGGACTAGCCCTGCTCAAAGAGCATTCCAAACATCAAAAATAATAGCAGAAGCTTTAAAATGTGAAAATCTAAAAGAAATGGATTCTCTTTGGGAAAGTGATTTTATAAAATTTTTGCACGATATAAAAAATATAAACGAGAACGTAAAATTAATATGCGTAGGGCATCAACCCACACTTACAGACTGGGTTAAAAGCCTTACAGGTTCAATAGTACCATTTAAGAAGTGTTCATGTTTAAGCATCACAATAGATCCCACAAATCCTCATTCTGGAACTCTTAATTGGCTCTTTGATGTAAAATTTATAGAAAAGATTTTAGATATTTAA
- a CDS encoding rubredoxin: MKIFHCMCGYEYNPNFGDLENGIPPGTPFEDLTQDWKCPWCDAAKDTFKEGKNEEDYQGKI, encoded by the coding sequence TTGAAAATTTTTCATTGTATGTGTGGTTATGAATACAATCCAAATTTTGGCGATCTTGAAAACGGTATTCCTCCTGGCACCCCATTTGAAGACTTGACTCAAGATTGGAAATGTCCATGGTGTGATGCAGCGAAAGATACATTTAAAGAGGGTAAGAACGAAGAAGATTACCAGGGCAAAATTTAA
- the lon gene encoding endopeptidase La yields the protein MDKDTKDIKENQNEVKELPYRELPLIPLKDTVIFPHMVVPLFIGRDKSLKALEEAMLKYEKHVLVVSQKKPDEEAEVEGLYQVGVIANILQILKLPDGHARIVVQGTDRAKILSFKQTDPFFLVEFEKLEEEDSKDPEIEAMVRILISKFEEATKLGKNIPSEAVIAIYNISEPSRLSEYIATHLINSTEEKQLILETTDLKEKLKKLLKYVQKEISILEVESRIKNQINQEMEKHQKEFYLREQIKAIQKELGEAEEKQVELEDLKNKVKEAKMPPEVEKKVYKEISRLEKMPSTSAEVPVIRTYLDWVINLPWSKKSKDNLDIIKAEKILEREHYGLKKVKERIIEFLAIRKLTKSLKGPILCFVGPPGVGKTSLGKSIAAALNRKFIRIALGGMRDEAEIRGHRKTYVGALPGRIIQSISQVQTNNPVFMMDEIDKVGTDFRGDPTSALLEVLDPEQNHSFTDHYLEVPFDLSNVMFITTANLIDPIPEPLRDRMEIIEIPGYTEDEKIEIAIRHLLPKQLKFHGLNKEKVKINKDVITKIIREYTHEAGVRNLERNIASLCRKAAKLIATNKAKSVTFTVKNLEKYLGVAKYSYGMADEVDRVGVVTGLAWTPSGGDILFIETLIYPGKGQLTLTGQLGDVMKESAQAALSYIKSNAKTLNVSEEILSKNDMHIHVPEGAIPKDGPSAGVAIATSMVSALTGKKASKNVAMTGEITLRGQVLPIGGIREKLLAAHRAGIKKVLIPEKNKKDVAEIPKNVLKNLEILYIKEVQEAFQATLLDN from the coding sequence GTGGATAAAGATACAAAGGATATAAAAGAAAATCAAAACGAAGTAAAAGAATTGCCCTATAGGGAGTTACCTCTTATACCTTTAAAGGATACGGTAATTTTTCCTCATATGGTAGTACCTCTTTTTATAGGAAGAGATAAATCTCTCAAAGCACTTGAAGAGGCAATGCTAAAGTATGAAAAACACGTTTTAGTAGTTTCTCAAAAAAAACCTGATGAAGAGGCCGAAGTAGAAGGCCTGTATCAAGTTGGGGTAATAGCAAACATACTTCAAATATTAAAATTGCCTGATGGTCATGCAAGAATAGTTGTGCAAGGAACTGATAGAGCAAAAATTCTATCATTTAAACAAACCGATCCTTTTTTCCTTGTTGAATTTGAAAAATTAGAGGAAGAAGATTCAAAAGACCCAGAAATTGAAGCAATGGTAAGAATCCTTATCAGCAAATTTGAAGAGGCCACAAAACTTGGAAAAAATATTCCAAGCGAAGCTGTAATAGCTATATATAATATAAGTGAACCATCAAGACTATCTGAATACATAGCCACTCATCTCATAAATAGCACAGAAGAAAAACAACTTATTCTTGAAACAACTGACTTAAAAGAAAAATTAAAAAAGTTACTTAAATATGTCCAGAAAGAAATTTCTATTCTAGAAGTAGAATCTAGAATCAAAAATCAAATAAATCAGGAAATGGAAAAACATCAAAAGGAGTTTTATCTTAGAGAACAAATAAAAGCAATACAGAAAGAACTTGGAGAAGCTGAAGAAAAACAAGTAGAACTAGAAGATCTTAAAAACAAAGTTAAAGAAGCAAAAATGCCTCCAGAAGTAGAAAAAAAGGTTTACAAGGAAATCTCCAGACTTGAAAAAATGCCTTCTACTTCCGCAGAAGTTCCAGTAATTAGAACTTATCTAGATTGGGTCATAAATCTCCCGTGGTCAAAAAAATCTAAAGATAACCTTGACATAATAAAAGCAGAAAAAATCTTAGAAAGAGAACATTATGGTCTTAAGAAGGTAAAAGAGAGAATAATAGAATTTTTAGCTATAAGAAAGCTAACAAAAAGCCTTAAAGGACCAATTCTTTGTTTTGTAGGACCCCCTGGAGTGGGAAAAACTTCTCTAGGAAAATCAATCGCAGCAGCATTAAACAGAAAATTCATAAGAATTGCTCTGGGTGGCATGAGAGACGAAGCAGAAATTAGAGGACATAGAAAAACATATGTAGGAGCATTGCCAGGCAGAATTATTCAGAGTATCTCTCAGGTACAAACGAATAATCCAGTATTTATGATGGACGAAATAGACAAAGTAGGCACTGATTTTAGAGGCGATCCAACAAGTGCCCTACTCGAAGTCCTGGATCCAGAGCAAAATCACTCATTTACCGACCACTATTTAGAGGTTCCTTTTGATCTTTCAAACGTTATGTTTATAACTACTGCAAACCTAATTGATCCTATCCCAGAACCTTTAAGGGATAGAATGGAGATAATAGAAATACCAGGATATACAGAAGATGAAAAAATAGAAATTGCTATAAGACATCTTTTGCCCAAACAATTGAAATTTCACGGTTTAAATAAAGAAAAAGTTAAAATTAACAAAGATGTAATTACAAAAATTATACGAGAATATACACATGAAGCAGGAGTAAGGAATTTAGAGCGAAATATCGCTTCTTTATGCAGAAAAGCAGCCAAATTAATCGCTACTAATAAGGCAAAGAGTGTAACTTTTACAGTCAAAAATCTAGAAAAATATTTAGGGGTAGCAAAGTATAGCTATGGTATGGCAGATGAAGTAGACAGGGTAGGTGTGGTAACAGGGCTTGCATGGACACCTAGTGGAGGAGACATCTTGTTTATCGAAACGCTAATATATCCTGGTAAAGGACAATTAACCTTAACAGGTCAACTAGGTGACGTTATGAAAGAATCAGCTCAAGCAGCACTTAGCTACATTAAATCTAATGCAAAAACGTTAAATGTTTCTGAGGAAATTCTCAGCAAAAATGACATGCACATTCACGTGCCAGAAGGAGCAATACCAAAGGATGGCCCATCTGCAGGAGTTGCAATTGCTACTTCAATGGTTTCAGCTCTAACTGGCAAAAAAGCAAGTAAAAACGTTGCGATGACAGGAGAAATAACGCTCAGAGGACAGGTTTTGCCAATAGGAGGGATTAGAGAAAAGCTTCTTGCAGCCCACAGAGCAGGTATTAAAAAAGTTCTAATTCCTGAAAAAAACAAAAAAGACGTTGCAGAAATTCCAAAAAATGTACTAAAAAACCTTGAAATACTTTATATTAAAGAAGTTCAAGAAGCCTTTCAGGCTACTCTTTTAGATAATTAG
- a CDS encoding potassium channel family protein — translation MIKLILAHIKREIFLVVFIIFIGTFGYMFLEHYTPIEALFMTVITITTVGYEEVKPLDNTGMLFSIVLILSSFGTFAFAISRIIDYIFGSYLEEREKIKMENKLKTLKDHIIICGYGRMGSVVARELRKNKKEVVIIENNPQTCELAKKDGFIAIEGNATNDEMLIKAGVKAAKSIIAITSSEPDNGFISLSAKKLNPKILVISRASNAEWISKLHLAGADEVISPHTFGARRIVNFILSPGVVEFLDILRDENIDIFMEELTVKPNSILNGKTFKSWEELRLFLDVPSLIPLTFCIEKYNKCPITKNLH, via the coding sequence ATGATTAAATTAATCTTAGCTCATATAAAACGAGAAATTTTTCTAGTAGTTTTTATCATATTTATTGGAACATTTGGTTATATGTTTTTAGAACACTACACTCCGATCGAAGCACTCTTTATGACCGTTATAACAATAACAACAGTTGGGTACGAAGAAGTAAAACCTCTTGACAATACAGGAATGCTATTTAGCATAGTATTAATATTATCAAGTTTTGGAACTTTTGCGTTTGCTATTTCAAGAATAATAGATTATATTTTTGGTTCATATCTCGAAGAAAGAGAGAAAATAAAGATGGAAAACAAGTTAAAAACTCTTAAGGATCATATTATAATATGCGGCTATGGCAGAATGGGTTCTGTTGTTGCAAGGGAACTGAGAAAAAACAAAAAGGAAGTAGTAATAATAGAGAATAACCCTCAAACATGTGAACTTGCAAAAAAAGACGGGTTTATCGCTATTGAAGGCAATGCCACAAATGATGAAATGTTAATAAAAGCTGGGGTAAAAGCAGCAAAATCAATAATAGCAATTACCTCATCAGAGCCAGATAATGGCTTTATAAGTCTTTCCGCAAAAAAACTAAATCCAAAGATATTAGTTATAAGCAGAGCCAGTAACGCAGAATGGATATCAAAACTACACCTTGCTGGCGCAGATGAAGTAATATCTCCACATACCTTTGGCGCAAGAAGAATTGTAAACTTTATTCTAAGTCCAGGAGTTGTAGAATTTCTTGATATTCTAAGAGACGAAAATATCGACATTTTCATGGAGGAATTAACTGTCAAGCCAAATTCAATACTAAATGGTAAAACCTTTAAATCCTGGGAAGAATTAAGATTATTTTTAGACGTCCCATCCTTGATTCCTTTAACTTTTTGTATTGAAAAATATAACAAGTGTCCTATAACGAAGAATTTACACTAA
- a CDS encoding AI-2E family transporter has protein sequence MNKSFLNFLPIYLLIAITIFLFVFKDFIIQVLLALIFAIVLSPPVDFLEKKKIPRFFGSLIVFFSVISFMVIIYLLTAPILNFEIQKLVASFPEYLKNFDDAFQNFLANLQINPGHYIWLNLILQKLRDHFQEWIGNVLNVVGASTFDLINKAISWLVFPILTLFFMKDLPILAKGILEIFPQSKRTLITEIGSCLTHGIRAYVKGQLILSVIIGFLTGLGLFFLGIEYFLLLGFLAAILEFIPYLGPMLASIPALIISIAISPLKAFIVLIFYIVLHQLEGVIIAPNIMSKSIDVPPSLVIIVLTIAAALGSIPGMLLSIPLTAISKSLYEYWQKNRTNN, from the coding sequence ATGAATAAATCTTTTTTAAATTTTTTACCAATATATCTTTTGATAGCTATAACAATTTTCTTGTTTGTGTTCAAAGACTTTATTATCCAGGTGCTTCTTGCTCTTATTTTTGCTATAGTTCTATCTCCTCCAGTAGACTTTCTTGAAAAAAAGAAAATTCCAAGATTTTTTGGATCTTTAATAGTGTTTTTTTCGGTAATTTCGTTTATGGTCATTATTTACTTGCTTACTGCGCCCATTTTAAATTTCGAAATTCAAAAGTTAGTTGCATCTTTCCCAGAATATCTTAAAAATTTTGATGATGCATTTCAAAATTTTCTTGCCAATTTACAAATAAATCCCGGACACTATATCTGGTTAAATCTGATTCTCCAAAAATTAAGAGATCACTTTCAAGAATGGATTGGCAACGTGCTAAACGTTGTGGGTGCATCAACATTTGATTTAATAAATAAAGCCATATCTTGGTTGGTTTTTCCCATTTTGACCTTGTTTTTTATGAAAGATCTACCTATTCTTGCTAAGGGCATTTTAGAAATATTTCCACAAAGCAAAAGAACTCTTATTACAGAAATAGGCTCTTGTCTTACGCACGGTATAAGGGCTTACGTTAAAGGACAGTTAATTTTATCCGTTATTATTGGATTTTTGACAGGCCTTGGATTATTTTTTTTAGGCATCGAATATTTTCTTCTTCTTGGCTTTCTAGCAGCTATTTTAGAATTTATCCCTTATTTGGGGCCGATGCTTGCATCAATTCCCGCTCTTATAATTTCAATAGCAATTTCGCCCTTGAAAGCTTTCATAGTACTTATTTTCTATATTGTACTTCATCAACTTGAGGGAGTAATAATAGCACCAAATATAATGAGCAAAAGTATTGACGTACCGCCATCTCTAGTAATAATTGTGCTTACTATTGCAGCAGCACTTGGTTCTATTCCTGGAATGCTTTTATCCATTCCTCTTACTGCTATTTCCAAATCTCTTTATGAATACTGGCAAAAGAACCGCACTAACAATTAA
- a CDS encoding ABC transporter ATP-binding protein: MKAIRVFGLTKSYKSKTNVIAVDNLTFEVEEGQVFCFLGPNGAGKTTTIRILNTLLKKDRGQIYFFNIDLDKKPQEIKNIIGVVQQHTNVDSELTVWENLLIHSMLHKMKKSIFEERAIQLLEAMDMIDKKDRFANKLSGGERRKLSIIRALLHNPKIIFLDEPTVGLDTFTRRAIWEGIKQLKFSGKTIILTTHYIEEAQMLSDLVLIINKGKKLIEETPNALINRLGRITLEYQENGKTTYKFFNTSQEAKDFSANLINLDSILIRETNLEDVFVTLTGNGGENYCNSLEKCFP, translated from the coding sequence ATGAAAGCTATACGCGTTTTTGGATTAACAAAGTCCTATAAATCAAAAACTAATGTCATTGCTGTAGATAACTTAACCTTTGAAGTAGAAGAAGGTCAAGTCTTTTGCTTTTTAGGGCCTAATGGTGCTGGCAAAACCACTACCATAAGAATTCTCAATACGCTATTAAAAAAAGATAGAGGTCAAATCTATTTTTTTAATATTGATTTAGACAAAAAACCCCAAGAAATAAAAAATATTATCGGCGTGGTTCAACAGCACACAAACGTCGACTCAGAACTTACTGTATGGGAAAATCTTTTAATTCATTCTATGCTTCATAAAATGAAAAAATCAATATTTGAAGAAAGAGCAATCCAACTTTTAGAAGCTATGGATATGATTGACAAAAAAGACAGGTTTGCAAATAAACTCTCAGGTGGAGAAAGGAGAAAGCTTTCTATTATTAGAGCACTTTTGCACAACCCAAAAATTATATTTTTAGACGAACCAACTGTTGGGCTAGACACTTTTACCAGAAGAGCTATCTGGGAAGGCATAAAGCAACTTAAATTTTCCGGCAAAACGATAATTTTAACTACTCACTACATTGAAGAAGCTCAAATGCTCTCAGATCTCGTCTTGATAATAAATAAAGGGAAGAAACTTATCGAAGAAACTCCAAATGCTTTAATAAATAGATTGGGTAGAATTACATTAGAATATCAAGAAAACGGCAAAACAACATATAAATTTTTTAACACTAGTCAAGAGGCAAAAGATTTTAGCGCAAATCTAATAAATTTAGATTCTATTCTTATCAGGGAAACAAATTTAGAAGATGTTTTCGTTACGCTGACAGGAAATGGAGGTGAAAATTATTGCAACTCTTTAGAGAAGTGTTTCCCATAG
- a CDS encoding ABC transporter permease produces MQLFREVFPIVLRDLIVLKRRLIILIGSNLMGPILYLTAFGWGLGSQIHTSEGSYLNFVLPGILSLTAMTSSFNGSGPSITISRIYTKTFEELLIAPIKTSSIAVAKIITGLIRGILACISLIFVSFFYGANPFLWNAIFVVHLIFCLLIFSSMGVVAGLIASSHETMNRLNSFFITPMAFLGGTFFNTSLLPYPISLIISLLPITPCSNGLRAAALGKSQNLSFFFLEFIWLIFLVSIIIYILKNKELTTPYS; encoded by the coding sequence TTGCAACTCTTTAGAGAAGTGTTTCCCATAGTCCTAAGAGATTTAATAGTGTTAAAAAGAAGACTCATAATACTAATTGGTTCTAACTTGATGGGGCCAATTCTATATCTTACAGCTTTTGGCTGGGGTTTGGGTTCGCAAATTCACACTTCAGAAGGGTCATATCTTAACTTTGTTCTACCAGGCATTTTATCTCTTACGGCTATGACGTCTTCATTTAATGGTTCTGGACCTTCAATAACTATTTCAAGAATATATACCAAAACCTTTGAAGAACTCTTAATAGCCCCTATTAAAACATCAAGCATCGCCGTTGCAAAAATTATTACAGGTTTAATTAGGGGGATATTGGCCTGTATCTCTCTGATATTTGTATCCTTTTTTTACGGCGCAAATCCTTTTTTGTGGAACGCTATATTTGTAGTTCACCTAATTTTTTGCCTTCTTATTTTTTCTTCCATGGGAGTAGTAGCCGGACTTATAGCCTCATCTCACGAAACAATGAACCGCCTTAATTCCTTTTTTATAACACCTATGGCTTTTTTAGGTGGCACCTTTTTTAATACAAGTTTATTGCCCTATCCCATAAGCCTGATTATAAGCCTACTCCCTATTACTCCATGTTCAAACGGCTTAAGGGCAGCAGCTTTGGGAAAATCTCAAAATTTAAGCTTCTTTTTCCTTGAATTTATCTGGCTTATTTTTCTTGTAAGTATTATTATCTATATCCTAAAAAACAAAGAGTTAACCACTCCATACTCATAA
- a CDS encoding acetyl-CoA carboxylase carboxyltransferase subunit alpha: MAIDKKDQYIDFEKPIIDLYNKIEELKRVSAETGVDMTGEIESLQKRVENLYKITMKDLTPYQRLQIARHPKRPSTLDFIKGIFDDYFEMKGDRLYRDDPSIIGGVARFSDLSVVFIGHQKGSDTKSNVYRNFGMPHPEGYRKAMRLMRHAQKFNLPLVTFIDTPGAYPGIEAEERGQSNAIAESICLMSSLSIPSLAIVIGEGGSGGALAISVADRIAMLENSVYSVISPEGCASILFRDAKFADEAAKALKMTSYDLLSLGIIDEIIEEPLGGAHRDIDLTIEKTKECIARNISNLLSLNEEERKAGKWNKYASIGKYTDLNS; this comes from the coding sequence ATGGCTATTGATAAAAAAGACCAATATATTGATTTTGAAAAGCCAATAATAGACCTTTATAACAAAATTGAAGAGTTAAAAAGAGTATCTGCTGAAACTGGTGTAGATATGACAGGAGAGATAGAATCGCTTCAAAAAAGAGTGGAGAACTTGTATAAGATTACTATGAAAGATCTAACTCCTTATCAAAGGCTTCAGATAGCTAGACATCCAAAAAGACCAAGTACCCTGGATTTTATAAAAGGAATTTTTGATGACTACTTTGAGATGAAGGGAGATAGATTGTACCGCGATGATCCTTCAATAATAGGTGGAGTTGCAAGGTTTTCTGATTTGAGCGTAGTTTTTATTGGGCATCAAAAAGGAAGTGATACCAAAAGCAATGTGTATAGAAATTTTGGAATGCCTCATCCAGAAGGTTACAGAAAGGCTATGAGGTTAATGAGACATGCCCAAAAATTTAATCTGCCTTTGGTCACGTTTATAGATACCCCAGGCGCATATCCAGGTATAGAGGCTGAAGAAAGAGGGCAGTCTAATGCGATAGCTGAGTCTATTTGTCTTATGAGTTCTCTTTCTATTCCATCTTTGGCAATTGTTATTGGAGAAGGTGGATCTGGCGGGGCTTTAGCAATCTCTGTGGCTGACAGAATAGCAATGCTTGAAAACTCTGTATACTCTGTTATATCGCCAGAAGGTTGTGCATCTATACTTTTTAGAGATGCAAAATTTGCTGACGAAGCAGCAAAAGCTCTTAAAATGACATCCTATGATTTACTTTCATTAGGAATAATTGACGAGATAATTGAAGAGCCACTTGGCGGGGCACATAGAGATATAGATCTAACTATAGAAAAGACTAAGGAATGTATAGCAAGAAATATTTCTAATCTTTTAAGCTTAAACGAAGAGGAAAGAAAAGCTGGAAAGTGGAACAAGTATGCAAGCATTGGTAAATACACTGATTTAAATTCTTGA
- the accD gene encoding acetyl-CoA carboxylase, carboxyltransferase subunit beta, whose amino-acid sequence MLEKFFNVKKKEIPGGLWTKCPNCNNAIYTRELNDNLKVCHHCNYHFRLSVQERIDITFDSFEEMFSGILPVDSLNFVDTMPYSERLKEAQSKTLKEEAIIVGEGTIGDRRMAVGILDFDFIGGSMGSVVGEKIFRITNYAREKKLALVLFSSSGGARMQEGMLSLMQMAKTAMAIGKYKENKGLYISVLLHPTTGGVSASFAMLGDVIIAEPGALIGFAGPRVIEQTIRQKLPQGFQRSEYLLEHGMIDAVIERKTIKETLKKLVIWHGY is encoded by the coding sequence TTGCTAGAGAAATTCTTTAATGTTAAAAAAAAGGAGATACCAGGAGGTCTTTGGACAAAATGTCCGAATTGCAATAATGCAATATATACTCGCGAATTAAACGATAATCTTAAAGTTTGTCATCATTGCAATTATCACTTTAGATTAAGCGTTCAAGAGAGAATAGACATTACGTTTGATAGTTTTGAAGAAATGTTCTCAGGGATTCTTCCAGTAGACAGTCTTAATTTTGTGGATACGATGCCATATTCCGAAAGACTTAAAGAGGCTCAATCTAAAACTCTCAAAGAAGAGGCAATAATAGTTGGAGAAGGTACAATTGGGGATAGAAGGATGGCTGTAGGGATTTTGGACTTTGACTTTATTGGCGGAAGTATGGGATCTGTTGTAGGAGAAAAGATATTTAGAATTACTAACTATGCTAGAGAAAAAAAATTAGCACTTGTGTTATTTAGTTCGTCTGGGGGAGCGAGAATGCAAGAAGGAATGCTTTCCCTTATGCAAATGGCAAAAACTGCAATGGCTATTGGAAAATACAAGGAGAATAAAGGACTTTATATTTCCGTACTACTTCATCCAACGACAGGAGGCGTTTCTGCAAGTTTTGCTATGCTGGGAGATGTGATTATTGCTGAGCCTGGCGCCTTGATAGGTTTTGCTGGGCCAAGAGTTATAGAGCAGACAATAAGACAAAAATTACCACAAGGATTCCAAAGGTCAGAATATCTTTTAGAACATGGTATGATAGATGCTGTCATCGAAAGAAAAACTATCAAAGAGACATTAAAAAAGTTGGTGATCTGGCATGGCTATTGA
- a CDS encoding metal-dependent hydrolase: MTGFTHLVVGGGSIVAIYVNHPEWMKNFNEIGVFLGSFLGSLFPDVDLPTSKISTLVKNPFFSIFFSHRGFWHSLSAVIIVDFLFTFLLRFLMNIDFNFFVSFIIFFSMCYLLHIFFDMIGSKGVKLFYPFCKRNFSFPFTKWFKNKTPLEFLILLIYLLIVFEGLR, from the coding sequence TTGACAGGTTTTACTCATTTGGTAGTTGGAGGTGGGAGCATAGTTGCTATATATGTTAATCATCCTGAATGGATGAAGAACTTCAATGAAATTGGAGTTTTTTTGGGCAGTTTTTTGGGTTCATTATTTCCAGACGTTGATTTGCCTACTTCGAAGATATCTACTTTGGTGAAAAATCCTTTTTTTAGCATCTTCTTCTCGCATAGAGGTTTTTGGCACTCTTTGTCTGCAGTAATTATAGTAGACTTTTTGTTTACTTTTCTGTTAAGATTTCTAATGAATATAGATTTTAATTTTTTTGTAAGCTTTATAATTTTTTTTAGTATGTGTTATCTGCTTCATATCTTTTTTGATATGATAGGTAGTAAAGGTGTTAAGCTTTTTTATCCCTTTTGTAAAAGAAATTTCTCTTTTCCGTTTACGAAGTGGTTTAAAAATAAAACCCCTTTGGAGTTTTTGATTCTTTTGATATATTTATTAATTGTTTTTGAAGGATTGAGGTGA